In Taeniopygia guttata chromosome 34, bTaeGut7.mat, whole genome shotgun sequence, a genomic segment contains:
- the LOC140681302 gene encoding uncharacterized protein, translating into MAMPGPGTSQSEEDRAGPAARDYVALPMKRKPDGILSPCQQQICLNSREERKIDALQEMDGFERAHKNVSPGEMERVEKMEQLERMVLDLQQDVLSLKKKVQRLESLSFQEEPHRQPCEVVELFNGYTKEQLKETIRFDQKISTACKTLLYKLFTSDYIQSHSITGRRGKPFREAKPMMDERCIKIIRVLLKQKFGDHLSDTVITEKIQNVQKALRQKFRTECL; encoded by the exons ATTATGTTGCCCTTCCAATGAAGAGGAAGCCAGATGGCATTTTGTCCCCGTGCCAACAGCAGATCTGTCTGAACAG CCGTGAGGAGCGCAAGATTGATGCTTTGCAAGAGATGGATGGCTTTGAAAGGGCTCACAAAAATGTCAGTCCTGGTGAGATGGAAAG GGTGGAGAagatggagcagctggaaaggaTGGTGTTGGACCTCCAACAGGACGTCCTCTCTCTGAAGAAGAAGGTGCAGAGGCTGGAATCCCTGTCCTTCCAGGAGGAGCCCCACCGACAGCCGTGTGAGGTGGTGGAGCTCTTCAACGGCTACACCAAGGAGCAGCTCAAAGAGACCATCAGGTTTGACCAGAAAATCAGCACAGCCTGCAAGACTCTGCTCTACAAACTCTTCACCTCCGACTACATCCAGAGCCACTCCATCACAGGGCGCAGGGGCAAACCCTTCCGGGAGGCCAAGCCCATGATGGACGAACGCTGCATCAAAATCATCCGggtgctgctgaagcagaagTTTGGGGATCACCTCAGTGACACCGTGATCACAGAGAAGATCCAGAATGTGCAGAAAGCCCTGAGGCAGAAGTTTAGGACAGAATGTCTCTGA